In Bacteroidota bacterium, the genomic stretch ACACATCTCCAGTTAATGATATTTGATATATTTTACCTTGATCGCTAACCGTGTATAACGATAGCTTATCTTTAGAATATGCAAGTCCAGATGGTTCTTCTATTTGAATTTCATACGAGTCTTTAATAATTGACATATCAATATCAAAAGATTCAGGACGGCATGAAAACATGAATAAGAGCCCTAGTATTGAAAACAAAAGAAATCTATTTTTCACTTAACTATTCTTTAAGTTACATAGCATGTTAATAAATATGAAGCCCGTTTAATACGAGCTTCATATTATATTTTATTATTGCACTATATAACTTTGCCATTTACTTGAATCGTCTTTGAAATCATCAGAGCTATCAAAAGCACCATCTGCAGGAGAATCATCAACTGCTAATAGGTCACCATTCATACCAAAATAATATTCTGATGTAGCTGTTGCTATTCTGGCATAAAATTTAATGGTAGCACCTGAGGTACTGGTAGTTCCATCCAAAGTACCATCAGTTTTTTCAACATCATGGCCTTTCATATTTATGGTTACACCTGTTTGGGTAAATGAAGCATCATCTTCACCTTTTACTTTATTTGCTTTTACATATTTGGCTTCAGTACCAGCAAAATAAATTCTAGCTTCAACAATTGTTTCAGAAGAAACATACTCAAGAACAACATTAATATCGTTAGTAGCATCTGGTGTTGCTGGAAATTCGAATTTTGAAAGTGTAACTGGGGCTTTATTAGTGTATGTATTCCACAAAGTTGGATCAGCTTTAAAATTATCTGCATTGGTAGGATCTCCACCATTTGCTTCATCATCAACAATAACATTTCCATCTTTGTCATAATAAAACGCTGTTCCGTTTGATAATGTTAATCGAATATAGAATGAGATTTTAACACCAACATCACTTGAGTTTCCTACTACGGAACCACCAGCATCTTCAACATCAAGATTTGCCATGCTAATGGTTACTCCTGTTTGAGTAAACGAAGCGTCATCCTCTCCTTTTACTTTATTTGCTTTTACATATGCGGGTGTACTACCTGCTGCAAAATAGATACGCGCTTCATCAACAGTGACTGTACTTGTATAAGCTAGCTCAACTGTTTCGTATCCTGCAGTTGGTGTTTCGCTATATACTAAGTCCAAAGTTGGAGCAGAAACACCACCTGAAATTGGAGTATATGAATACCAAAGTGCAGCATCAGCTTCTAACGTTGTTAAATCCGAAACTTTATTATCTTTATCATAATAATACACATTTGCATTATCAAGAGTAACAGCAACGAAGAATGAAACTTTTTCGTTTTCAACATTTAAATCTGTCATGGTAACAACAGCTTCGTCAGTACCAATTACACCTGTTAATTTGTTACTCACATTATAAACTGGAGTATTTCCTTTTGCATAAAACACAGAAACATCTGTAACTGTTTCAGTAGTAGCATATTTCACAGTTACTTCTATAGTATTGCCAGCAGCCGGAGCAGCATTAAATGTTGTTGTTACGCTAGGAATACTTGCATCACCCTTGTTTGCAGCACCTGGTGTAGCTTCAGTTCCATTTAACCATACATCTCCTCCATCAGGTATTCTACTGAAAGATGTACCGTCCGCTTGAGAAGGTGGGCAAGTTACTAAATCAAGTAAAGTCCCATCAGGTTTTCCAAAAGAAACATCCTCGCCACCAGAACTAATAGATACAGTTAATTCTGGTTGAGTCACAGTATAATATCCTTTAGCAGCAATTTTAGTTCCCTGAGGAATAACAAAACCACCTTTTGGATCAGCTGCGTCATTGATTAAATATCCTGAGATATCTGCTTCAACTGTACCCTTGTTATAAAGCTCTACCCAATCACCTTCAACGGTAGGATCCGGATGCTTTGAAAAAATCTCATTTAAGACAATATCCGAATCTTCGGGAGTAGGAGGTTCATATGGATCATCCTTTACACAGCTTGACAACAGCGTTGTTATAGCTACAATTGTTAATAATAATAAATTTTTCATACTAAATGGTTTAAGTTTTAATAAAATATTTGTTAAATAATCTTTAATAATTAAATTTTTTAGAAGTCGATTTCACATCTCCAAATAAGCATGCTGTAATCAAATCCCGTACCTGATTCCAAAATGTAATCGGCATAATCGCCAGCTCCATTTGAATACCTATCATGGTCAACATAAGAATAGTTAAGCATGAATTTAACATTGCGGGAAGCATAATAATTGAGACCCAAAGAAAACTGACCTTTTTGTCCTCCACGAATGCCATGGTCAAAATCGTTTAAATTAATATAAGAATAACGCGCTGCTACTTCCCAAGCGCCTCCTTTATTTTCAGCTTTAACCTGAGTAAATTCCCCTTCACGATAATTCCAAGGATGATTTTCACCTGTTAGTAAATAGGCTGATTGCACATAAAATCCACTGAAATTAATTGGATCTGAACCGGCTTTCATAGCCAATCTATTAAAGTGATACTCACCCGTCATTCTCCAAGGACCAAATGAAATTGCAGCGTCAAAATTAATATTGGTAGCCGTTTTAACACCACCAACTTTTGCTACAGTAAATTCTAATTCTGAAACTTTGGTTTCATCTTTTGGATCGTATTTAATTCGGCTATCTGGATGCTTATATAGGCCAGGAGTGCGAATTGAATACCCACCGCTTAATGAAATAAGTTTTCCAGGATCATTTATTATGTAATAAGCGGCTCTAGATGAAAAGCCTTTCATCGGCTGAGCTCCTTGCATAATACCTTCATTCGAAGGAATATCTTCATCGAAACTACCTTTGAAATAATTTGCATCACCTTCTAACTGATCGTGTTGATTTCTTGTTTCTTCGGTATGAACTGCAGCTGAAAACATATAACTTGTATTCCAAGATGCCCAGCCTATACCAATCCTACGATTAGGGTTGAATTCTGCAACACTCGCCCTTTCAATTATTTTTAAATAACGTGAAGTTGTGGTTTGTTGCATACCTTGTGGCATACGAAACTGACCAATTCGTAATTGTGCCCATGGTTTACCAGCTTCTCCAAAATATTTCCGTAAATAAACATCTTTGATGTCAACCATATTTCCATCAAAATCAAAATCGATTTCAGCGTACCAGTTATCACCAACATTGGCTTTAACGGCAAACCTCATTCTTCTTAACTTTAATAATTGAGATGGTACATCTATTTGGCCAGCTAATTTGTTTTCATCTGGAGTTAGATTGTGATCATAGTTATCAAAATATGTCGCACCATCTAAGTATACTCGATTGTCTAACCAAAGTTTGTAATTTTTATCTTTGGATTCAAACGCAATAAACCCTCCGCGTGACTCTACAATCAATTCTTGTCTTGATACTTTTTGGCCATATTGATTGAATCTAACATTAGTCGTTAAAATAACATCAATTTGCCCTTTATAATCATCTGTGTTTACACGAAATTCATCGTAGTCAGCATGATTAAAAATTAGAATTTTAGTTGATCCAGTATTTTGAATAGAAAAAGTTCCATCATTTTTTGACAAAACTTCCATTTTTGAGCCCTGAAATCGGATGCTCGCACCTTCAATTGCTTTTCCAGTTTCTGAATCAACAATTTTACCTGTGATTGATTCCTGAGCGATTGTGGTCCCTGTTATTGCCATCAATAACAGAAAAATCATAAATCTGTAAGTTCCTCTCATACTTTTAATTTTTGTTTATATCATTTATACTTTTCCAATAATAATTGAAAGATTTTCATCTTTATTTACTTTTAGTTTTTTCCTTAATCTATACCTACTCATTTCAACGCTTTTAGGTGAAATATTTAAAAGGGATGCTATTTCCTTTGTAGTTAAGTTAATTCGAATGAGTGTACACAATCTTATCTCATTAGTAGTTAGGTTAGGATAGTTATGCAATAGCCTTTTTTTGAACTCTGAATTAAGTTTCTCCGCATATTGGTAAAATGTATCACGTTCTTTATCAACATTAAGGTTTTGATTAATCTGGAGCATTAATTGATTGTACTCCTTTTCACCGATGTTATTCCCTTCCTGAAGGCGCACTTTGAAGTGCATAATTTGCATTTTAATATTTTTCAAAAAATCATTTTTCTGAATAATACTAAGTGCCATATCTGTAAACTCTTTGCTCTGTATTTTGTTTTTACTTAAATTTTTCTCAAGATCATTATTTCGTTCCTGTATCCTTAATTTTTCTTTTAACGAATTGACCTTCTTTTCTTTTTTTGTTAACTGTTTTTGTAGCGATTTATACTTTATTTTCCGATACCTGTGATAGATAAGGAAACCTATAATAATCAATATAGCTATACCAATTTCTATTAGTAAGTTCCTAGAAATTTCCTTATTTGCATTCTCAGCAGATTCATCCTTATCGCCTTTTGTTTGGACAATTTTAATAGAATCAGTCGATCCTTTTACTTCAGAACCAACACTATCAATTGTTATAATATTTTCAATCACTTTAGGTTCTTCTATTTGCTGGTTAACAACAACTTCTGTCTTTGTTTGCACAGGCAACATAAATACATTATTAACAAAAAACAATAAGAATAATGATACGACACCAGCAATTATTGGAGTTGTAACCCAGCCTGCTGTAATTCCTCCCAAAACACGAAGCTTAATATTACGCCCACCTTTAATTAATCCTATACCAATAATGGCACCTACAATAGCTTGTGAACTTGATACTGGTACCAAGGGAATTGCTGGGAGCCCAATACTTTGAAATGCATTTGACAAACCTTGTGAAGAGAAAACGAATAATACCAATGAATGAGCTAAAACAACAATCATAGCTGTTTCTCCTGAAAGTGGCATTAAATTGCTACCAACAGTTTCCATGACCTTACGTGAATAAGTAAAAATTCCAATAGCAATTGCCAAACCTCCAATAAAAAACAGCTGTTGAGCACCAGAAAATGAGATTATACCAAAATCCAAAGTTTCTAAAGGAATTGCTGGAACAAAAACACCCATTACGTTTGCAATATTATTTGCTCCTAAACTAAATGATCCAAAAGCACCTACTGCTAATAAACCTGTACGTAAATAGGCATCTCTTTTTAATAAATGAAGATTTACTTTTTTTAAGACAAAATTTAGAATTAAGTATAGTATAATTGCGAAAACGGCACCCATTATTGGGCCACTTATCCAGGTTGAAATAATTTTAATTAATGATGTTGTATCTGTTACATTCCCAGTATACAAATTCCAGCCAATAATAGCTCCAACAATTGCTTGAGAAGTGGAAACTGGTACTTTAAGGCGAGTCATCCAAAAGACTGTCAAAGCTGCTGCTAAAGCCACTGTAAATGAGCCTGCTATAGCATCTACAGCTCCTAATTTCCCAAGTGTATGAGAAGCACCTGCTCCCTGAAAAACAGCACCAAGTATTACAAAAATTCCAGCAATAATGGCTGCTTTTTTAAATCTGACCATACGTGAACCAACCGCTGAACCAAATACGTTAGCGGCATCGTTAGCACCTAATGACCAACCTAAAAACAACCCACTGGAAAGAAAGAGTAATACCATTACATCATAACTTTGATAGAAAGCTGTGAAAGAATATCTGCTACTTCTTCAGCACAGTCTGAGACCTGCTCAATGTGTAATGCAAAATATCGCAAGTGGATCTTCTGGGCAAGTTCTAATTCATCCAATTCCTGAAATAGTTTGAGTTTAATATCATTTGCAAATTTGTCTGCTTCACGTTCATAAAGGTAAATTTTGTGAATATAATCTTTAATTCGCATGGGCTCAGTAAAAAATAACCTTGCTGCAGAAATAGCTGCATTGGCAGCTGCTGTTGAGATTTCGGTTAAGCGGGAATAATCTTTCACCAAAGCAGCTGGTATTTCAGGAACTTCAACCTCAAATTCACCTACATCTGTTTTAGCTGTATCAATTATATCATCTAATTTGTCAATAAGCAATATTACATCTGCAGAATGCTGTGGGATAAGTGAGTGTATAAAAAAATAGTTTTCAATTTTTCGTTGAATTGAATCTGCTCTTGCTTCAATTTTATCAAGTCGTTTCAAATTTTCCTTAAAGCGATCTTTATCATCATCCAGATAATTATTTATTGCTTCATTAAAAAGCATGACGCCCTCTTCAATTGCATTTATAAACTCATCTACATGATGAATAACCTTTCCTGCTGTCTTAAATAATTTTGACATTTCTTCTTTGACTTAAATCAACACTTTGGATTCAAAATAACAACCAGTAAATTCAATTTCGAGACGCTAAAATACTTCAAACATTCATTAATAATAGCTGTAGAGTGTTAATTGTTTTCTAAAACACTAATTATCAATAATGTAAAACAAAGGATGTAGTGTAATTTACAAAAACGTTGTACTATTTCCTACTTCACTAGTAAAATTCAATATTCATTAATTGATGTTCAATTAGCTGTAAAAAATGAAATAGGTTAAAAAAGAAAAAACCTCACAAGCTTCTCTTCATCGAAACCAGTGAGGTTTAAATTAACCAAATCATTAAATCACTTTTTTATAAACCGCTCAGAAAAGCTACCTCTTTCAGAATCCACTTTAACAACATACATACCTGTTTCAAAGCTTTGTATATCAATCACTAAAACTCCTTTTACTTCTTCATCTGTTACATAAACAATCTCACCAATTGTATTAAAGATTTGAACTGAAACATTTTTACTTTCTATGTCAATAAAACTAATATTGATTTTTTCTTTTGCTGGATTAGGATAAATTTTAAGCTTATTACTGTCTGAGTTACTTTCGATACCAAGAACTAAATGACATGAGTCAGAAATAGTATTTGAATTTTCTATTGTTTTTCCAGGTATTAAGGTATGGCTAGCAAAACCAGTATATGAACTTGGATAATATGTGCATCTAAAAACACTATTCATTGATGGGGTTGTTCCTTGACTAATTACTCCAGTATTTTTTACCGGATTAATGTATTCCCATACTTGCATTCCAGACGTTGTAGTCTCAATAAAACTACCAGACCCACCAATACATATTAGAACATTCCCATTTGGTAATTGTTGTGCTCCTGAAATGTTTTGAGAGTATAAACCATTTGGATCTCCGTAATTGTAATTCCATGAAGTAGAACTTGGCAAAAAAGGTAGTGAAATATCATATGTATAGCCATTTACTGGAGGATTTATTATTTCTACAGTAGAATAATTTCCATCTGGTCTTCTTACTCCATTATTAAAAATCATAATTTGGTCTTCGAAAGGATAGCCAGTCGGAATCCAATACGCATTATGCTGTCCATATAATTTTTGAGTTGCACTAGTACCTTTGTCATAAGCTGCTGGATTTCCCCATCGGTACAATAAATCACCACCAGCTCCTGAATTTCCTCCAGTATGGGATGCCGCTTCTGCGGTTGATGTACTATGATCAATTATCCAGATTTCATTGAAATTATGCGAACTCAATACAATCTGATCTAATACAGGATTGTAATCAATCGAATTCAAATGTATCCAATCTTCGTTTGTAGTAGTGCTCTTATAATTAATATTAATTAGTTGATGATTTGACGCAATTGCTCCAAAATTAGGTTTATTGTTGTCATAATCCTGAACTAAATGATCCCATAAATGCCACTCCCAAACGATTGTTCCTCCATTTATTCCTTTGGGTTGCACTTCAATTATATATTCACTCCAAACAGTTGTCGGAGCTAAAGATGGATTTAAACCTGCTGCAATTGCTTCTGTCTTGGTTTTTGATTCCCAGGCAATTATTAATACATTTCCATTGGGCATTGCTTTTACATCGTGATGCTGACATTTCGTAGCATCAGAAACGATATAGCTCCATACTACATTTCCATCCCAATCAATTTTCTCAACAATTCCACCTGATCCCCCAACTTTAAAAGTTGTATTATTTGTATTCCCTGTTCTCAGTAATGTCCCATCGGATAAGAGGTAAACTGACTGACCAGGTTTATATGCACTTTGCCAGCTTTTTACTTTTTTACCACATTTGTCAATCAAATAAGTGGTTGTACTTGTATTTGGAGCAAAAAGCACATAACCATCATCTAATGAATTATTCTCATGTTGAATAAGTCCAACTGTCTGACCTTTAACAATATAGCTAAATAGTAGTATGACAGCAAACAGTGAAAAATACTTCATAAAAAATGTTGTTTTGAGTTAATTGTTCATTACTCTTTTATAAATCGCTCAGCAAAAATTCTACTATCACTTTCTAATCTAACTATATAAATACCTGCATCATATCCTTCAATATTTATAGTTTTTATATCGGATGAACGATAAACTACTTCACCAAATGCATTAATAACAGAAACAGAAAACTTTTCACCTTCACTTTCATAAAAATTAATATTAAGCTTGTCTTTTGCTGGATTTGGATAAAGCTTTAAGCCTTTGTCATTTTCGTTTGTATTGATTGAAGATGTTCCTGCATCTCGGACAAGACGTACATAATTATAAATTCTGATTACATCTCCTTGTGGACCATGACCATTTGGATAATCAGCAGGATCACCTACTTTCGGGTCGCTTCTTTGACAACCAGCACCATGAACATCCATTAAGGTATAATTACCAGAGTTTGGTGGTTGTTCCATAAAACCAAGTCCTTCTCCAAAACAAACATATGATGCAAATCCACCTGATTTTTGGGTTTGCATTGTAGCATGTGTTGTTCCACTCCAATACTGCGCATAATTATCATTTCCACCTTCATCCTTAATTTTTGTGCAACTAAATAGAGGATCAATTGCAGAGGAACTGCTTGTAGAAGGCGATCTTGTGTAGTCAACAATACTTTGAAGTTCTTTAACATTTGGAAGTCTCCAATCTGAATGACTTGCTATTGTTGCATTTTCAGCATAGCTTAATGCAGCTTCCCATGTCATTCCACTTCCGTCATCATCTTGTGTCCACATTAAACCAGTTGCATTATCAGTTATAGTTTTGTCTCCATTGTCTTTAAAATTATTTTTACCATAGTCAGTATTTCCACGGACATACATAATGTAAAACTGTTTGTCAACAGACTGCCCAGGCATTGGTCCAGTAGGATAGCCTTTAATACGACCATCGGCAAAGTTTACCCCAAACATGGTTTCTGCTCCCATCATAGTAGTACCGACATAAATATTCGATGAAGCCATTTGCGCATCAATAAGGCGTTCGTTTGCGCTTAAATCACCATAGCCAAAATCAAAATAATTAGTATCGATATAAGGAACCAAGCCAGCAGTTGATGTTCCTGAATATCCACTGGGGTCTTTACCACTAAACACAATAAGTGAATACATTTCTTTTATGGATGGCAGTCTCCAATCGGAATAACCTGCCAAACCAAATGTATCGGCTGCAGCCATAGCCTCATCATATGATAATTTATCATCATAATCAATGACCCCATCCCAATCTAAATCAGGGCTTTTTTGCCACATTAAACCTGTCACATTATCTGTAACTGTTCCATCTCCATTGTCTGTATAATCAGTTGCATATCTTGTATAATGAGCATCTTGGCCATAGAAAGCCTGACCAGCAGTTGGAGCCGTAATTATTGACATCGAATCGTAATACAGTTTCTGATCAGTATCTACAATAGAAAAAGTGATTTGAGCAAAGACAGTATTCAGTTGTATAATCAGTACTAGGATAAAAGAAAAAATAATTGAGACTCTTTTCAAGATATTTTTCATGGCATTCAATTTATATAGATGAAGTAATGTTATTCAAAACTACGTGCATTTCAAATTGGATTAAAATATAATAGATGAATTGATGGATTTTGAAGACGAATTGCAATTAAATAAATCTGGATTTTATAAACTCATCAAAACCTTCTTTATACTTAACCGAAACTGATATTCGTAAATCTCCAAAAATAATGTTACCTCTTTCAATGGTTGTAATACTATTGAGATTTACAATAAAGGAACGATGCACACGCATAAATTGTTCTGTGGGAAGTTTTTCTTCAAGGGATTTCATAGTGAGTAGAGAGAGAATTGGTTTGACCTCTTGTACATATATTTTCACATAGTCTTTCAATCCTTCAATATAGCGGATGTCAGACAATTTGATTTTAACCAATTTATATTCAGATTTTACAAAAAGGAAATCATCTTTTTGTTCTATAGTGGTTTCCGCTTTCTCTTTTAAATCAAAAAAAGCTTTGGCCTTATTAGCTGATTTCAGAAATTCTTCATAACCATAAGGCTTAAGTAAATAATCTAAAGCGTCTACTTTAAAGCCTTCGAGTGCATATTCGGCATAAGCTGTGGTAAAGATGACTTTAATGCTTTTATCTAGAGTTATAGAGAACTCTAATCCGTTTAAATCAGGCATTTGAATATCAGCAAATATTAAATCAACCTGATGATCATTGAGAACTTCCATGGCATTAAATGCACTGTTGCAAGAAGCCGTAAGTTCAAGAAATGGTGTTTTCTCAATAAAAGTGCTTAGCTGTTTTAAGGCTAAAGGTTCATCGTCCATTGCAATGCATCGAATAATCATGATACGGGGATTTTAAGATAAATAGAATAGGTATCTTTTGAATCAGTGATCGTTAGATCATGCTTGTTTTCATATAGTAATTCCAATCTTTTCTTCACATTGCTTAATCCAATACCCGAATCCTCTTCAATCTGTCCTTTTTGATTATGATTGCTATTGATGCATAAAAACTCAATGAATTCATCAGACTGAGTAAGTGATATTTTAATAAAAGAAGGATGACTATAACTGACTCCATGTTTGAAAGCATTTTCAATAAAGGAGATGAAAAGCAATGGAGGAATACTCACATCGGGTAATTCATCGGGTAATTCAATGCTTAATCCAACTTTCTCATCAATACGAAGTTTCATTAAATCGATAAAGTTTTGAATAAATGCTATTTCTTTTTTCAGGCTGCTCTCCCCTTTTTCTGATTCATATAGCAAATAGCGCATCATACCAGATAGTTCTATAATTGCTTTCTGCGAATCCTTTTTATCAATATCAATCAGGGCATGAATATTATTCAGTGTATTTAAAAAGAAATGAGGACTTATTTGGTTTTTCAAAAACGCTAATTCTGATCGCAAGTTTTCCTTTTCCATTTCTCTCAGGCTTTTTTCATCAGCAAGCCATTTCTGGGTTACACGCAAAGCAGTTGAGAGTCCAACAACTAAAAAAGAAATCAATACATTATTGATCAACATTATAGAGCGTTTCGGAGGATGATCTTGTGGAGGAGGTCTGAAGTTATGATCTGGAGGCCCAAATCCAGGTTGTGGATGAGGTGGTAAACCTTGAGGCCTTGCTTTTACTCCTTCAAAAAGAGGCATGAATAATTCCCAGGCTAATGCAAGTAGAGAAACACTTACAATAACGACAATGATATACAGCACTCTTTCTTTTCGGAAAAAGAGTTTGGGAACAAACACATAGGAATTTACAAGAAACAGGATAATGAAAATAGCTGTTCTGATCCATGCATTGAAGGTGCGATGATCCCACATCATTCGCTTGCCCTCTGCATCCATTAGAGGAATTGTAAAAAGAATGATGCAAATGGCTATAAATGCAAATACACGAATGAGATTATTTTGCTTTTCCTGAATCATTTTTCTGCTGTCTCAAAACTACAATTTATTGATAGCTTAATTGAAAACTAATTCAATATTCAGCTAATTGAGGGGATGATGCAAATATTATCGATGAATCAGGATATTATATCGACAAATTAGTTTCTTTCGCTAATTTCCAGAAATCCCAATAGTATATAAAATCACAAATAACAATCTTCAAATTTCAAATAAGTTACAATGTTTAAAACCACAATGATTAAAAATTTTATCAAAGTTTGAATCCACTCTGAAAAGTGCACGAAATAGTTCTCAGCACCTTTCCGCCCTACCCTGAAGGGAGAAGTCTCTGAAAATCAGCATTTAGAGCATTGTAGCAAAACCTGATTTTCTATTCCAAGTATTACACACTTTGAAGATTGGACTCAAGTTTAAATAGTTGTTTATTGCTATTTGGAGTTTGTTTGTCATTTATGCTTTGTTATTTGGTGCTTTATCTCAAGAATTAATTTACATATAGGATAGATACAAATCAATTCCTAAAGATTTATACTGTACAGTTTCACCACTTTTCGTTCAGAACTCAAGTAATCATTTTCCTTATACAGAAAATAGGCTGAGCCATCATGCAGCTGTATATTGGATACAAAGGAAAATGGGAGTTTCTTTTCTGATATAAGCTTACCTGTTTTAAGGTCAATTTCTTTTAAATAACTACTTCCTGATTTTTCAAACAGCCCATATACCTTGTGTGTTATTTCATCCAGAAGTATTTCTCGTTTCCAATTCCTGTGTTCGAAGTAATCAATTTTAACTTGTGATACTAATTCCAGATTGGAGGTGTATTTTTCTATTTGTCCATCTACATGATTAAAAAGATACAAATATCCATTTAGTTTAAAAATAGGCACATAAACAGCTTTATTAATCACGTGATTATAATAATGCAGGTTCAATAAATAACGATTATCTACATTCGGATTCATGTTCAATCCAGCATAAAAATCATCTTCATCTTTATACATACCGGCTTCTTCAATAACTGTCATGTGCTTTTTATAGGACAAATTGCGGCCAGCCAGATTATTCAAATAATTGAAATCATATTCTTTATCATTCTGAACGCTGACTCCCCAGTTAGCTGCCTGATTCAGATAATCTCTATTATCAAGTATGCGAAAATAATTGAGGGTCGAATCTGCATCTATGCTGACATAGGTATAAAGTTGGTTAGTGACGTAAAAGCCGGATAAAAATCCCTTGTTATAATTACACAAACAAGCTAAACGGATTCCCTCATTGTTATTTGTATACAGATACTTAAATTTAAACTCATTGTTGACATACTCCATTGAAAAAACCTGATCGTCCTGTACCAATTGGATCTCCCGATCACAATCTTTTTGCAAATAACTTGCTTTACCAGCTAATTTTGTTTCTGAAAGAGTATCGCCAAAAACATCGATCATAAAAATAGATGAACGATTATAGCGTTCATAATAACCTAAAACAGCTAGATTTTTCCGATAGAATTCAAAGTCCAGTATGTAAATGTTCCCATCATTCACCACTTGACGTATAGCTGAAAAAGTAAATTCAGGAAGTTTTAAGCTTTCTTTTTCCATGAAAACATCCATATTCATAGCTTCTTCAACCCAAACAGTTTTTTTCTTGTATGCAACATGAGTGAATTCTAATTGCAATGGCAATGAATTCAAAGCAAAACTGACTTTCCCATTCTGCGAAGTAATTGTGAAAGAATTAAAACCAATAGTTTTAACATGAACATTTGCTAAGCTTTCCAATGTTTCACTATCACTTACTGTGATTTCTACATCCTTTCTATTTTGGGCATACAATTCAAATTGAAATGACAATAGTATGAGTGCTATGAAAAATATCTTTTTACGCATAATTCGGAGCTGAATTCATTTATAAATTTAGGCATTCATACGGCTGATAACAAGATACAACTAGTATATCAGGATTATCACTTATTAGTCATGTAAATCAATAAATTCAGCATTAATAAATAGATACACTATCAGCCATCATTAATATCTTATTTTGATTTTAACCATATTTATATGTATATTGCTTATAATTAAAAGTCTATTATGATCAAGCGTAAAAGCAGCATAAACCTCGCTGATGTAGCGGTTGCCAAGCGAAAAATTAAAAATCAATTCCTAGACAAAATCAACAAAA encodes the following:
- a CDS encoding histidine kinase, with the protein product MIQEKQNNLIRVFAFIAICIILFTIPLMDAEGKRMMWDHRTFNAWIRTAIFIILFLVNSYVFVPKLFFRKERVLYIIVVIVSVSLLALAWELFMPLFEGVKARPQGLPPHPQPGFGPPDHNFRPPPQDHPPKRSIMLINNVLISFLVVGLSTALRVTQKWLADEKSLREMEKENLRSELAFLKNQISPHFFLNTLNNIHALIDIDKKDSQKAIIELSGMMRYLLYESEKGESSLKKEIAFIQNFIDLMKLRIDEKVGLSIELPDELPDVSIPPLLFISFIENAFKHGVSYSHPSFIKISLTQSDEFIEFLCINSNHNQKGQIEEDSGIGLSNVKKRLELLYENKHDLTITDSKDTYSIYLKIPVS
- a CDS encoding response regulator transcription factor, coding for MIIRCIAMDDEPLALKQLSTFIEKTPFLELTASCNSAFNAMEVLNDHQVDLIFADIQMPDLNGLEFSITLDKSIKVIFTTAYAEYALEGFKVDALDYLLKPYGYEEFLKSANKAKAFFDLKEKAETTIEQKDDFLFVKSEYKLVKIKLSDIRYIEGLKDYVKIYVQEVKPILSLLTMKSLEEKLPTEQFMRVHRSFIVNLNSITTIERGNIIFGDLRISVSVKYKEGFDEFIKSRFI